A window of the Bdellovibrio svalbardensis genome harbors these coding sequences:
- a CDS encoding ABC transporter permease gives MEFFLVLSALLFATLRLATPLIFASMGGMMSERSGVVNVALESFMLVGAFVGAVAGYYAGHAWIGWIAALAAGLMIGALYALFVIELRADQIVTGMAFNLLVMGVIPFMTKILFNSTGSTPALPVENRFTFEPLLISLLLVAVLTLWLRKTRSGLWLLFAGEHPEALMASGVSVRKVRWAAVTLSGGFAAWGGASLSLFLASSCSPLMTGGRGFMALAALIFGKWKPLPAFAACLLFAFADAAQIRLQGVQVGGMEIPVQFVQILPYIVTIVALAGFIGASRPPKALGKEL, from the coding sequence ATGGAATTCTTTTTAGTTCTTAGTGCTTTGTTATTTGCGACTTTGCGTTTAGCAACTCCGCTGATTTTTGCGTCCATGGGCGGAATGATGAGTGAACGCTCTGGCGTCGTAAATGTCGCGCTTGAAAGCTTCATGTTGGTGGGTGCGTTTGTTGGCGCTGTAGCGGGCTATTACGCCGGCCACGCTTGGATTGGGTGGATAGCCGCACTTGCGGCTGGCTTGATGATTGGTGCGCTCTATGCCCTGTTTGTGATCGAATTGCGTGCTGACCAAATCGTCACCGGTATGGCCTTCAATCTGTTGGTGATGGGCGTGATCCCGTTCATGACGAAAATTCTTTTTAATTCAACCGGCTCGACGCCCGCTTTGCCGGTGGAGAATCGTTTTACTTTTGAACCTTTGCTAATCTCTCTGCTTTTAGTGGCGGTATTAACTTTATGGCTGCGCAAAACCCGCTCGGGCTTGTGGCTTTTGTTCGCAGGCGAACATCCAGAAGCTTTGATGGCAAGTGGTGTGAGTGTTCGCAAAGTGCGCTGGGCCGCTGTCACTCTCAGTGGTGGTTTCGCCGCGTGGGGTGGCGCAAGTTTGTCATTATTCCTGGCTTCTTCTTGTTCTCCATTGATGACTGGCGGTCGTGGCTTTATGGCTTTGGCAGCTTTGATCTTCGGAAAATGGAAACCTCTTCCTGCCTTTGCAGCCTGTTTATTGTTTGCCTTTGCGGATGCCGCGCAGATTCGCCTGCAAGGCGTGCAAGTGGGCGGCATGGAGATCCCCGTTCAATTTGTTCAGATTTTACCGTACATCGTTACTATCGTTGCTCTGGCAGGATTCATCGGCGCAAGTCGACCTCCGAAAGCCTTGGGCAAAGAACTATAA
- a CDS encoding phospholipase C/P1 nuclease family protein, with protein MKTILLTAMLLSSTAFGWGGRGHDVICRTASYLVKEKGLKEYLRNKPQMMGHLCNMPDFYWKSLGGDANKYGSPAHFIDPEITGMAVKSIPLDYKKIVDEYTGKPNKFKNDGSTIKFVPNEFGSAWWRAEQFVRRIEALKPQFDAAKAPANRKEEQDNELPYNKLVYQMVTDMGLMGHFTGDTSQPFHTTADYDGWATGHGGIHAYFEDGVVGEFDGDLDALVLKEARAMKNPSFLKPKTVLEKMKALSEISLAEVPKILKLDPVTKKSTVVKDRGMEVRTDAERLPASVAFKKMHKMVLQDLARGAVMTAALWDEAYVKAGSPKINAYKSYKYPFTVEFVQPDYFDIPAETPKK; from the coding sequence ATGAAAACGATCCTTCTTACGGCAATGCTTCTTTCTTCGACCGCATTTGGTTGGGGCGGAAGAGGCCATGACGTCATCTGCAGAACTGCAAGCTATCTTGTAAAAGAAAAAGGCTTGAAAGAATACCTTCGCAACAAACCCCAAATGATGGGTCATCTGTGCAATATGCCAGACTTCTATTGGAAGTCTTTGGGTGGCGACGCCAACAAATACGGAAGCCCTGCCCACTTCATCGATCCTGAAATCACAGGCATGGCAGTGAAGTCGATCCCTCTGGATTACAAAAAGATCGTCGACGAATACACTGGCAAGCCTAACAAGTTTAAAAACGATGGATCGACGATCAAGTTCGTTCCGAATGAGTTCGGATCTGCTTGGTGGAGAGCTGAACAATTCGTTCGCCGTATCGAAGCTTTGAAACCGCAATTTGACGCTGCTAAAGCTCCAGCAAATCGCAAGGAAGAGCAAGACAACGAACTTCCTTACAACAAACTTGTTTATCAAATGGTGACAGACATGGGTTTGATGGGTCACTTCACGGGTGATACGTCTCAACCATTCCACACGACAGCCGACTATGATGGTTGGGCAACTGGTCACGGTGGTATTCACGCTTATTTCGAAGACGGTGTGGTTGGCGAGTTCGATGGGGATCTTGATGCCTTGGTTCTGAAAGAAGCTCGCGCGATGAAAAATCCTTCTTTCTTGAAACCAAAAACGGTTTTGGAAAAGATGAAGGCCTTGAGCGAAATTTCTTTGGCGGAAGTTCCTAAGATTTTGAAACTTGATCCTGTTACCAAAAAATCCACTGTAGTTAAAGACCGTGGTATGGAAGTGCGCACCGATGCGGAAAGACTTCCAGCCTCTGTCGCTTTCAAGAAAATGCACAAGATGGTTTTGCAAGATCTTGCTCGTGGTGCAGTGATGACGGCAGCTCTTTGGGATGAAGCTTATGTGAAAGCTGGCAGCCCTAAGATCAATGCTTACAAGTCTTATAAGTATCCGTTCACGGTTGAATTCGTTCAGCCGGATTACTTTGATATCCCAGCGGAAACTCCTAAGAAGTAG
- a CDS encoding outer membrane beta-barrel protein, which yields MKHFACLSIVFLLGTSQSYAADVGGLTVNGEASFDYNLLSSKDKATPFIGGATNETYRLNQAQVTIKKETEQISFLSRLVYSPTSYLTSTTTSTKSNLGTLDQLEVYYKATPTIYIGFGRFYTTMGFESLLKSENYTYNNTIAFQGIAPGYGEGLRIKYIPSDKLTATLSTYNQATYNAFGDDYTPTKTTEISIAGLWNKFNWFAGYYFGKDGATPVERSEKTASSIWATYKIDQLTLAATYDSRTTRLDGSSTKWSDSTSILVSYIVAMNTITSRYEMVRGAGELFDSASGTNYGSADKVNSFILADKIALNDNFKLHVEYRMDHADAESFFNKDGNPTKDASLLTLGAVASF from the coding sequence ATGAAGCATTTTGCGTGTCTTTCAATTGTATTTTTACTCGGTACTTCGCAGTCATATGCTGCAGATGTAGGAGGACTCACCGTTAATGGAGAGGCTAGCTTTGACTACAATCTCTTATCTTCTAAAGACAAAGCAACGCCATTTATAGGTGGAGCCACGAATGAAACTTACCGTCTGAATCAGGCGCAAGTAACAATCAAGAAAGAAACAGAACAAATTTCCTTCTTGAGTCGACTTGTTTATTCACCAACTTCATATCTAACAAGCACGACCACTTCTACCAAATCAAACTTGGGAACGCTCGATCAACTTGAAGTCTATTATAAGGCAACTCCTACTATATATATTGGCTTCGGCAGGTTTTATACGACGATGGGGTTTGAATCTTTACTCAAGTCCGAGAACTATACTTATAATAACACCATAGCCTTTCAAGGAATCGCTCCGGGATATGGTGAAGGTTTACGAATCAAATATATTCCGAGTGATAAGCTAACTGCGACTCTCTCTACTTATAATCAAGCGACCTACAACGCTTTCGGGGATGACTACACTCCGACAAAAACGACAGAAATTTCAATTGCTGGACTTTGGAATAAGTTCAACTGGTTTGCAGGATACTATTTCGGAAAAGATGGAGCGACGCCTGTTGAAAGATCTGAGAAAACAGCTAGCAGCATCTGGGCGACCTACAAAATTGATCAACTTACCTTGGCCGCAACCTATGATTCGCGCACGACGAGGCTGGATGGCAGCAGCACGAAGTGGTCGGACTCTACAAGTATTTTAGTAAGCTACATTGTCGCTATGAATACCATCACATCCCGTTATGAAATGGTTCGCGGCGCCGGAGAATTGTTCGATTCTGCTTCCGGTACTAATTACGGAAGTGCTGACAAAGTGAACTCATTCATTTTGGCCGACAAAATCGCATTGAATGACAACTTCAAACTCCATGTCGAATACAGAATGGATCACGCTGACGCTGAGTCCTTCTTTAATAAAGATGGAAATCCAACGAAAGATGCAAGCCTGCTGACCCTCGGAGCGGTGGCGAGTTTTTAA